In the genome of Podospora pseudocomata strain CBS 415.72m chromosome 2 map unlocalized CBS415.72m_2.2, whole genome shotgun sequence, one region contains:
- a CDS encoding uncharacterized protein (EggNog:ENOG503P5FS), with protein MGATFSAVKTLVVPAIISLILFLLSTFVLYPLWQRYRNRYSQYLPIDTLSEQTSSLRARITGGLSNLIFTSRWSTGFADRLVVGGRPSFDSEDGEELEDVDESTGRGGNIGDSIDSSRRLSRDLEEGFIDDSDESSSDDSSR; from the exons ATGGGAGCCACATTCTCAGCCGTCAAG ACGCTGGTTGTCCCCGCCATAATATCTCTGATACTCTTCCTCCTGTCGACGTTTGTCCTCTACCCCTTGTGGCAACGCTATCGAAACCGTTACAGCCAGTACCTCCCAATAGACACTTTATCCGAACAGACATCTTCGCTCAGGGCCAGGATAACAGGCGGCCTTAGTAACCTGATATTTACCTCTAGGTGGAGTACAGGCTTTGCTGATCGGCTCGTTGTTGGTGGTCGGCCGTCGTTTGATTCAGAAGACGGGGAAGagctggaggatgtggatgagTCTACCGGAAGAGGTGGAAACATTGGTGACAGTATTGACAGCTCGAGGAGGTTAAGCAGAGA CTTGGAGGAAGGTTTCATCGATGATAGCGACGAGTCCTCATCAGACGACTCGTCGAGGTGA
- the PPT1 gene encoding Palmitoyl-protein thioesterase 1 (BUSCO:EOG09261M78; EggNog:ENOG503NU3F; COG:T) produces the protein MFLWSRKAQPEPEKEDGEMATPEEQAVALKNQGNKAFAAHDWPTAIDFYSQAIELNDKEPTFWSNRAQAYMKTEAYGYAIRDATKAIELNPGMIKAYYRRATAYVAILKPKEAVKDFQTCVKIDPGNKDAKLKLVECQKAVRQLAFFEAIEVGDEPSVADGLDVDSMHVEDSYDGVRLGSEMTQEFIDDMTERFKNGKTIHKKYVYQIVIAVKKLVYDEPTMVEVEIPEDVELTVCGDTHGQYFDLMELFRINGTPSDKHWYLFNGDFVDRGSWSTEIALLLYANKWLRPKNFFINRGNHETDDMNRVYGFEGECKAKYNERIFKLFSESFSALPLATLVGKKYFVLHGGLFSDDNVTLDDIRKLDRHKQRQPGQAGLMMEMLWTDPQSEPGRGPSKRGVGMQFGPDVTRRFCEKNGLEAVIRSHEVRMAGYEEEHDGKCITVFSAPKYCDMTENKGAFINIGPDLKLRFTQFDAVPHPNIRPMAYANSSMMSSLM, from the exons ATGTTCCTGTGGTCAAGAAAAGCGCAGCCCGAACCGGAAAAGGAGGACGGCGAGATGGCTACACCAGAGGAGCAGGCCGTGGCCTTGAAGAACCAGGGAAACAAGGCCTTTGCCGCCCATGACTGGCCAACCGCCATTGACTTTTACTCCCAGGCCATCGAGCTGAACGACAAGGAGCCAACATTCTGGTCAAACAGAGCTCAG GCATACATGAAGACAGAAGCCTACGGCTATGCGATCAGGGACGCGACGAAAGCCATCGAGCTGAACCCAGGGATGATCAAGGCCTACTACCGCCGAGCCACCGCCTACGTAGCCATCCTCAAGCCCAAGGAGGCCGTCAAGGACTTTCAGACCTGTGTCAAGATCGACCCTGGTAATAAGGATgccaagctcaagcttgTCGAGTGCCAAAAGGCCGTCAGGCAACTTGCCTTCTTCGAGGCGatcgaggttggggatgagCCATCGGTTGCTGATGGACTCGATGTCGACTCGATGCATGTGGAAGACTCGTATGATGGTGTGAGGTTAGGGAGTGAAATGACACAAGAGTTTATCGATGACATGACGGAGAGGTTCAAGAACGGCAAGACCATACACAAGAAATATGTGTACCAAATTGTCATTGCGGTCAAGAAGCTGGTGTATGACGAGCCTacgatggtggaggtggagattcCTGAGGATGTCGAGCTCACAGTTTGCGGTGATACACACG GTCAATACTTTGATCTTATGGAACTCTTCCGGATAAACGGCACTCCGAGCGACAAGCACTGGTATCTCTTCAACGGCGACTTTGTCGACAGAGGCTCGTGGTCCACCGAAatcgcccttcttctctaCGCCAACAAGTGGCTCCGCCCCAAGaacttcttcatcaaccGTGGCAACCACGAAACAGACGATATGAACAGAGTGTACGGCTTCGAGGGCGAGTGCAAGGCCAAGTACAACGAGAGGATCTTCAAGCTGTTCTCTGAGAGCTTCTCTGCCCTGCCCCTGGCAACACTTGTTGGCAAGAAATACTTTGTTCTGCACGGCGGTTTGTTCTCAGACGACAACGTAACGCTGGATGATATCAGGAAGCTCGACAGGCATAAGCAGAGGCAGCCCGGCCAGGCCggtttgatgatggagatgttgTGGACAGATCCTCAGTCGGAGCCCGGTCGTGGACCAAGCAAGCGTGGTGTGGGTATGCAGTTCGGTCCGGACGTTACCAGAAGGTTCTGTGAGAAGAACGGGTTGGAGGCGGTTATTAGATCGCACGAGGTCAGGATGGCGGGttatgaggaggagcatgaTGGAAAGTGCATCACTG TCTTCTCCGCGCCCAAGTACTGCGACATGACGGAGAACAAGGGCGCCTTCATCAATATCGGCCCCGATCTCAAGCTTAGATTCACACAGTTTGATGCCGTGCCTCATCCAAATATCCGGCCGATG GCCTACGCCAACTCGAGCATGATGTCCTCGCTCATGTAA
- a CDS encoding uncharacterized protein (EggNog:ENOG503P6TF) translates to MTEAMDLDSPPPTSTTSLPKPKTSKPLLTTLTLPTPPFSYANLTRLTPSPSTTQQQLDPLLLKSYLTSALSQFLGQTGAAIPIDILQVGPASSWVRLPRPDLAAFTAAIASFSGLNNGKEKLVLRVEAAGDFLGALVDRGEEREIWGK, encoded by the coding sequence ATGACCGAAGCAATGGATCTcgactcccctccccccaccagcaccacctccctccccaaacccaaaacctccaaacccctcctcaccaccctaaccctccccacaccccccttctcctaCGCCAACCTCACTCGtctaaccccctccccctccacaacccagcaacagctcgaccccctcctcctgaaATCCTACCTAACCTCCGCTTTATCTCAATTCCTCGGCCAAACCGGCGCCGCCATCCCAATCGACATCCTCCAAGTCGGccctgcctcctcctgggtccgcctcccccgccccgACCTCGCCGCTTTCACCGCAGCAATCGCCTCATTCAGCGGTCTAAACAACGGGAAAGAAAAACTGGTGCTCAGAGTAGAGGCAGCCGGGGATTTCCTCGGGGCTCTTGTCGACAGAGGGGAGGAACGTGAGATTTGGGGAAAGTGA